From a region of the Odontesthes bonariensis isolate fOdoBon6 chromosome 2, fOdoBon6.hap1, whole genome shotgun sequence genome:
- the fbxo11a gene encoding F-box only protein 11a isoform X3: MNSVRASNVSRRPRRVSRPRPVQPERNHQERDEDVPAEMVAEESGPGAQNSPYQLRRKSLPKRTVCPTKTNMEGASTSTTENFGHRPKRPRVSGKCQDLPAAPAELYLQEKLPDEVVLKIFSYLLEQDLCRAACVCKRFSELANDPILWKRLYMEVFEYTRPMMHPEAGKFYQINPEEYEQPNPWKESFQQLYKGAHVKPGFAEHFYSNPARYKGRDNMFYYDTIEDALGGGQEPHFDGLIFVHSGIYTDEWIYIESPITMIGAAPGKVAEKVIIENTRDSTFVFMEGSEDAYVGYMTIRFNPDDKSAQHHNAHHCLEITVNCSPIIDHCIIRSTCTVGSAVCVSGQGACPTIKHCNISDCENVGLYITDHAQGIYEDNEISNNALAGIWVKNHGNPIIRRNHIHHGRDVGVFTFDHGMGYFESCNIHRNRIAGFEVKAYANPTVVRCEIHHGQTGGIYVHEKGRGQFIENKIYANNFAGVWITSNSDPTIRGNAIFNGNQGGVYIFGDGRGLIEGNDIYGNALAGIQIRTNSCPIVRHNKIHDGQHGGIYVHEKGQGVIEENEVYSNTLAGVWVTTGSTPVLRRNRIHSGKQVGVYFYDNGHGVLEDNDIYNHMYSGVQIRTGSNPKIRRNKIWGGQNGGILVYNSGLGFIEDNEIFDNAMAGVWIKTDSNPTLRRNKIHDGRDGGICIFNGGRGLLEENDIFRNAQAGVLISTNSHPVLRKNRIFDGFAAGIEITNHATATLEGNQIFNNRFGGLFLASGVNVTMKDNKILNNQDAIEKAVSRGQCLYKISSYTSYPMHDFYRCHTCNTTDRNAICVNCIKKCHQGHDVEFIRHDRFFCDCGAGTLSNPCTLAGEPTHDTDTLYDSAPPIESNTLQHN, translated from the exons ATGAACTCCGTCAGAGCAAGTAACGTTAGCAGAAGACCTAGGCGAGTATCGAGGCCGCGCCCGGTGCAGCCGGAGAGGAATCACCAGGAAAGAG ATGAGGACGTTCCTGCAGAAATGGTCGCAGAAGAATCCGGTCCAGGAGCTCAGAATAGTCCCTACCAACTTAGAAGAAAGTCTCTACCCAAGAGAACAGTGTGTCCGACAAAGACCAACATGGAG GGTGCCTCCACTTCAACAACAGAAAACTTTGGACATCGACCTAAGCGTCCAAGAGTTTCCGGAAAATGTCAAGATTTACCAG cagctccagcagagCTGTATTTGCAGGAGAAGCTTCCGGATGAGGTGGTGCTAAAGATCTTCTCGTACCTGCTGGAGCAGGACTTGTGCCGTGCAGCATGCGTGTGCAAGCGCTTCAGTGAGCTGGCCAATGACCCCATCCTCTG GAAGCGACTGTACATGGAAGTTTTTGAATACACGCGACCCATGATGCACCCTGAGGCGGGAAAGTTCTACCAGATAAACCCAGAAGAATATGAGCAGCCAAACCCGTGGAAGGAGAGTTTTCAGCAGCTG TATAAAGGTGCCCATGTTAAGCCAGGATTTGCAGAACACTTCTACAGTAATCCTGCcagatacaaagggagagataACATGTTT TACTATGACACCATCGAGGATGCCCTTGGAGGGGGTCAGGAGCCTCACTTTGACGGCTTGATATTCGTCCACTCTGGTATTTATACAGACGAATGGATCTACATCGAGTCTCCCATCACAATGATCGGAGCTG ctcCCGGAAAAGTAGCAGAGAAAGTCATCATCGAGAACACCAGAGACTCTACATTTGTGTTCATGGAAGGTTCAGAAGATGCTTACGTTGGATACATGACCATAAGG TTCAATCCTGACGATAAATCCGCCCAGCACCACAATGCACATCACTGCTTGGAGATTACGGTCAACTGCAGTCCCATCATTGACCACTGCATCATACGCAGCACATGCACAG TGGGGTCAGCTGTCTGCGTCAGCGGTCAGGGTGCTTGTCCTACAATCAAGCACTGCAACATCAGTGACTGTGAAAATGTTGGTCTTTACATCACTGACCACGCACAG GGAATATATGAAGACAATGAGATCTCAAACAATGCCCTGGCTGGGATCTGGGTGAAGAACCACGGCAACCCAATCATCAGACGGAATCACATCCACCATGGCAGAGATGTAGGGGTTTTCACATTTGACCACGGCATG GGTTACTTTGAGAGCTGCAACATCCATAGGAACCGTATAGCTGGCTTCGAGGTGAAAGCGTATGCCAATCCAACTGTGGTTCGTTGTGAGATCCATCACGGTCAGACTGGGGGCATCTATGTGCACGAAAAGGGGCGTGGTCAGTTCATTGAAAACAAGATCTATGCAAATAACTTTGCAGGGGTGTGGATCACCTCCAACAGCGACCCCACAATAAG AGGAAATGCCATATTCAACGGCAACCAAGGCGGCGTTTATATCTTCGGTGATGGCAGAGGCCTCATCGAAGGAAACGACATCTATGGTAATGCCCTGGCAGGAATCCAGATCAGGACAAATAGCTGCCCTATCGTCAGGCACAACAAGATCCATGATGGTCAACATGGTGGCATATATGTG CATGAAAAAGGACAAGGAGTCATAGAGGAGAATGAAGTGTACAGCAATACACTGGCAGGAGTGTGGGTGACGACGGGCAGTACGCCAGTACTGAGGAGGAACAGGATACACAGCGGGAAGCAG GTCGGGGTCTACTTTTATGACAATGGCCACGGTGTGCTGGAGGACAATGATATCTACAATCACATGTACTCTGGAGTTCAGATAAG gacTGGCAGCAATCCTAAGATCAGACGGAACAAGATCTGGGGAGGGCAGAATGGAGGCATTTTGGTTTACAACTCAG GCTTGGGATTCATCGAGGACAACGAGATCTTTGACAATGCGATGGCAGGAGTGTGGATCAAGACCGACAGCAACCCCACTTTGCGGAGGAACAAGATCCACGACGGGAGAGATGGCGGGATCTGTATATTCAATGGCGGAAGAG GTTTGCTGGAGGAGAACGACATCTTCAGAAATGCCCAAGCGGGTGTTCTCATTAGCACCAACAGTCACCCTGTACTGAGGAAAAACAGGATATTTGATGGCTTCGCTGCTG GTATTGAGATCACCAACCATGCCACAGCGACCCTTGAAGGCAATCAGATCTTCAACAATCGTTTTGGTGGATTGTTTCTTGCATCAGGTGTCAATGTTACAATGAAAG ATAATAAAATATTGAACAATCAAGATGCCATTGAAAAGGCTGTGAGCAGAGGTCAGTGCCTGTACAAGATTTCAAGTTACACCAGCTATCCAATGCACGATTTTTACAG GTGTCATACCTGTAACACAACAGACCGCAATGCCATCTGTGTGAACTGCATCAAGAAGTGTCACCAAGGACACGATGTGGAGTTCATCAGACACGATAG ATTCTTCTGTGACTGTGGCGCGGGGACGCTTTCAAATCCCTGCACGTTAGCTGGAGAGCCGACGCACGACACGGACACTCTGTATGACTCTGCCCCTCCTATAGAGTCCAATACCCTGCAGCACAACTGA
- the fbxo11a gene encoding F-box only protein 11a isoform X1: protein MNSVRASNVSRRPRRVSRPRPVQPERNHQERDEDVPAEMVAEESGPGAQNSPYQLRRKSLPKRTVCPTKTNMEVHFSRVLQRSWKKCGASTSTTENFGHRPKRPRVSGKCQDLPAAPAELYLQEKLPDEVVLKIFSYLLEQDLCRAACVCKRFSELANDPILWKRLYMEVFEYTRPMMHPEAGKFYQINPEEYEQPNPWKESFQQLYKGAHVKPGFAEHFYSNPARYKGRDNMFYYDTIEDALGGGQEPHFDGLIFVHSGIYTDEWIYIESPITMIGAAPGKVAEKVIIENTRDSTFVFMEGSEDAYVGYMTIRFNPDDKSAQHHNAHHCLEITVNCSPIIDHCIIRSTCTVGSAVCVSGQGACPTIKHCNISDCENVGLYITDHAQGIYEDNEISNNALAGIWVKNHGNPIIRRNHIHHGRDVGVFTFDHGMGYFESCNIHRNRIAGFEVKAYANPTVVRCEIHHGQTGGIYVHEKGRGQFIENKIYANNFAGVWITSNSDPTIRGNAIFNGNQGGVYIFGDGRGLIEGNDIYGNALAGIQIRTNSCPIVRHNKIHDGQHGGIYVHEKGQGVIEENEVYSNTLAGVWVTTGSTPVLRRNRIHSGKQVGVYFYDNGHGVLEDNDIYNHMYSGVQIRTGSNPKIRRNKIWGGQNGGILVYNSGLGFIEDNEIFDNAMAGVWIKTDSNPTLRRNKIHDGRDGGICIFNGGRGLLEENDIFRNAQAGVLISTNSHPVLRKNRIFDGFAAGIEITNHATATLEGNQIFNNRFGGLFLASGVNVTMKDNKILNNQDAIEKAVSRGQCLYKISSYTSYPMHDFYRCHTCNTTDRNAICVNCIKKCHQGHDVEFIRHDRFFCDCGAGTLSNPCTLAGEPTHDTDTLYDSAPPIESNTLQHN from the exons ATGAACTCCGTCAGAGCAAGTAACGTTAGCAGAAGACCTAGGCGAGTATCGAGGCCGCGCCCGGTGCAGCCGGAGAGGAATCACCAGGAAAGAG ATGAGGACGTTCCTGCAGAAATGGTCGCAGAAGAATCCGGTCCAGGAGCTCAGAATAGTCCCTACCAACTTAGAAGAAAGTCTCTACCCAAGAGAACAGTGTGTCCGACAAAGACCAACATGGAGGTACATTTCTCAAGAGTCCTGCAAAGATCGTGGAAgaaatgt GGTGCCTCCACTTCAACAACAGAAAACTTTGGACATCGACCTAAGCGTCCAAGAGTTTCCGGAAAATGTCAAGATTTACCAG cagctccagcagagCTGTATTTGCAGGAGAAGCTTCCGGATGAGGTGGTGCTAAAGATCTTCTCGTACCTGCTGGAGCAGGACTTGTGCCGTGCAGCATGCGTGTGCAAGCGCTTCAGTGAGCTGGCCAATGACCCCATCCTCTG GAAGCGACTGTACATGGAAGTTTTTGAATACACGCGACCCATGATGCACCCTGAGGCGGGAAAGTTCTACCAGATAAACCCAGAAGAATATGAGCAGCCAAACCCGTGGAAGGAGAGTTTTCAGCAGCTG TATAAAGGTGCCCATGTTAAGCCAGGATTTGCAGAACACTTCTACAGTAATCCTGCcagatacaaagggagagataACATGTTT TACTATGACACCATCGAGGATGCCCTTGGAGGGGGTCAGGAGCCTCACTTTGACGGCTTGATATTCGTCCACTCTGGTATTTATACAGACGAATGGATCTACATCGAGTCTCCCATCACAATGATCGGAGCTG ctcCCGGAAAAGTAGCAGAGAAAGTCATCATCGAGAACACCAGAGACTCTACATTTGTGTTCATGGAAGGTTCAGAAGATGCTTACGTTGGATACATGACCATAAGG TTCAATCCTGACGATAAATCCGCCCAGCACCACAATGCACATCACTGCTTGGAGATTACGGTCAACTGCAGTCCCATCATTGACCACTGCATCATACGCAGCACATGCACAG TGGGGTCAGCTGTCTGCGTCAGCGGTCAGGGTGCTTGTCCTACAATCAAGCACTGCAACATCAGTGACTGTGAAAATGTTGGTCTTTACATCACTGACCACGCACAG GGAATATATGAAGACAATGAGATCTCAAACAATGCCCTGGCTGGGATCTGGGTGAAGAACCACGGCAACCCAATCATCAGACGGAATCACATCCACCATGGCAGAGATGTAGGGGTTTTCACATTTGACCACGGCATG GGTTACTTTGAGAGCTGCAACATCCATAGGAACCGTATAGCTGGCTTCGAGGTGAAAGCGTATGCCAATCCAACTGTGGTTCGTTGTGAGATCCATCACGGTCAGACTGGGGGCATCTATGTGCACGAAAAGGGGCGTGGTCAGTTCATTGAAAACAAGATCTATGCAAATAACTTTGCAGGGGTGTGGATCACCTCCAACAGCGACCCCACAATAAG AGGAAATGCCATATTCAACGGCAACCAAGGCGGCGTTTATATCTTCGGTGATGGCAGAGGCCTCATCGAAGGAAACGACATCTATGGTAATGCCCTGGCAGGAATCCAGATCAGGACAAATAGCTGCCCTATCGTCAGGCACAACAAGATCCATGATGGTCAACATGGTGGCATATATGTG CATGAAAAAGGACAAGGAGTCATAGAGGAGAATGAAGTGTACAGCAATACACTGGCAGGAGTGTGGGTGACGACGGGCAGTACGCCAGTACTGAGGAGGAACAGGATACACAGCGGGAAGCAG GTCGGGGTCTACTTTTATGACAATGGCCACGGTGTGCTGGAGGACAATGATATCTACAATCACATGTACTCTGGAGTTCAGATAAG gacTGGCAGCAATCCTAAGATCAGACGGAACAAGATCTGGGGAGGGCAGAATGGAGGCATTTTGGTTTACAACTCAG GCTTGGGATTCATCGAGGACAACGAGATCTTTGACAATGCGATGGCAGGAGTGTGGATCAAGACCGACAGCAACCCCACTTTGCGGAGGAACAAGATCCACGACGGGAGAGATGGCGGGATCTGTATATTCAATGGCGGAAGAG GTTTGCTGGAGGAGAACGACATCTTCAGAAATGCCCAAGCGGGTGTTCTCATTAGCACCAACAGTCACCCTGTACTGAGGAAAAACAGGATATTTGATGGCTTCGCTGCTG GTATTGAGATCACCAACCATGCCACAGCGACCCTTGAAGGCAATCAGATCTTCAACAATCGTTTTGGTGGATTGTTTCTTGCATCAGGTGTCAATGTTACAATGAAAG ATAATAAAATATTGAACAATCAAGATGCCATTGAAAAGGCTGTGAGCAGAGGTCAGTGCCTGTACAAGATTTCAAGTTACACCAGCTATCCAATGCACGATTTTTACAG GTGTCATACCTGTAACACAACAGACCGCAATGCCATCTGTGTGAACTGCATCAAGAAGTGTCACCAAGGACACGATGTGGAGTTCATCAGACACGATAG ATTCTTCTGTGACTGTGGCGCGGGGACGCTTTCAAATCCCTGCACGTTAGCTGGAGAGCCGACGCACGACACGGACACTCTGTATGACTCTGCCCCTCCTATAGAGTCCAATACCCTGCAGCACAACTGA
- the fbxo11a gene encoding F-box only protein 11a isoform X2, whose translation MNSVRASNVSRRPRRVSRPRPVQPERNHQERDEDVPAEMVAEESGPGAQNSPYQLRRKSLPKRTVCPTKTNMEVHFSRVLQRSWKKCGASTSTTENFGHRPKRPRVSGKCQDLPAPAELYLQEKLPDEVVLKIFSYLLEQDLCRAACVCKRFSELANDPILWKRLYMEVFEYTRPMMHPEAGKFYQINPEEYEQPNPWKESFQQLYKGAHVKPGFAEHFYSNPARYKGRDNMFYYDTIEDALGGGQEPHFDGLIFVHSGIYTDEWIYIESPITMIGAAPGKVAEKVIIENTRDSTFVFMEGSEDAYVGYMTIRFNPDDKSAQHHNAHHCLEITVNCSPIIDHCIIRSTCTVGSAVCVSGQGACPTIKHCNISDCENVGLYITDHAQGIYEDNEISNNALAGIWVKNHGNPIIRRNHIHHGRDVGVFTFDHGMGYFESCNIHRNRIAGFEVKAYANPTVVRCEIHHGQTGGIYVHEKGRGQFIENKIYANNFAGVWITSNSDPTIRGNAIFNGNQGGVYIFGDGRGLIEGNDIYGNALAGIQIRTNSCPIVRHNKIHDGQHGGIYVHEKGQGVIEENEVYSNTLAGVWVTTGSTPVLRRNRIHSGKQVGVYFYDNGHGVLEDNDIYNHMYSGVQIRTGSNPKIRRNKIWGGQNGGILVYNSGLGFIEDNEIFDNAMAGVWIKTDSNPTLRRNKIHDGRDGGICIFNGGRGLLEENDIFRNAQAGVLISTNSHPVLRKNRIFDGFAAGIEITNHATATLEGNQIFNNRFGGLFLASGVNVTMKDNKILNNQDAIEKAVSRGQCLYKISSYTSYPMHDFYRCHTCNTTDRNAICVNCIKKCHQGHDVEFIRHDRFFCDCGAGTLSNPCTLAGEPTHDTDTLYDSAPPIESNTLQHN comes from the exons ATGAACTCCGTCAGAGCAAGTAACGTTAGCAGAAGACCTAGGCGAGTATCGAGGCCGCGCCCGGTGCAGCCGGAGAGGAATCACCAGGAAAGAG ATGAGGACGTTCCTGCAGAAATGGTCGCAGAAGAATCCGGTCCAGGAGCTCAGAATAGTCCCTACCAACTTAGAAGAAAGTCTCTACCCAAGAGAACAGTGTGTCCGACAAAGACCAACATGGAGGTACATTTCTCAAGAGTCCTGCAAAGATCGTGGAAgaaatgt GGTGCCTCCACTTCAACAACAGAAAACTTTGGACATCGACCTAAGCGTCCAAGAGTTTCCGGAAAATGTCAAGATTTACCAG ctccagcagagCTGTATTTGCAGGAGAAGCTTCCGGATGAGGTGGTGCTAAAGATCTTCTCGTACCTGCTGGAGCAGGACTTGTGCCGTGCAGCATGCGTGTGCAAGCGCTTCAGTGAGCTGGCCAATGACCCCATCCTCTG GAAGCGACTGTACATGGAAGTTTTTGAATACACGCGACCCATGATGCACCCTGAGGCGGGAAAGTTCTACCAGATAAACCCAGAAGAATATGAGCAGCCAAACCCGTGGAAGGAGAGTTTTCAGCAGCTG TATAAAGGTGCCCATGTTAAGCCAGGATTTGCAGAACACTTCTACAGTAATCCTGCcagatacaaagggagagataACATGTTT TACTATGACACCATCGAGGATGCCCTTGGAGGGGGTCAGGAGCCTCACTTTGACGGCTTGATATTCGTCCACTCTGGTATTTATACAGACGAATGGATCTACATCGAGTCTCCCATCACAATGATCGGAGCTG ctcCCGGAAAAGTAGCAGAGAAAGTCATCATCGAGAACACCAGAGACTCTACATTTGTGTTCATGGAAGGTTCAGAAGATGCTTACGTTGGATACATGACCATAAGG TTCAATCCTGACGATAAATCCGCCCAGCACCACAATGCACATCACTGCTTGGAGATTACGGTCAACTGCAGTCCCATCATTGACCACTGCATCATACGCAGCACATGCACAG TGGGGTCAGCTGTCTGCGTCAGCGGTCAGGGTGCTTGTCCTACAATCAAGCACTGCAACATCAGTGACTGTGAAAATGTTGGTCTTTACATCACTGACCACGCACAG GGAATATATGAAGACAATGAGATCTCAAACAATGCCCTGGCTGGGATCTGGGTGAAGAACCACGGCAACCCAATCATCAGACGGAATCACATCCACCATGGCAGAGATGTAGGGGTTTTCACATTTGACCACGGCATG GGTTACTTTGAGAGCTGCAACATCCATAGGAACCGTATAGCTGGCTTCGAGGTGAAAGCGTATGCCAATCCAACTGTGGTTCGTTGTGAGATCCATCACGGTCAGACTGGGGGCATCTATGTGCACGAAAAGGGGCGTGGTCAGTTCATTGAAAACAAGATCTATGCAAATAACTTTGCAGGGGTGTGGATCACCTCCAACAGCGACCCCACAATAAG AGGAAATGCCATATTCAACGGCAACCAAGGCGGCGTTTATATCTTCGGTGATGGCAGAGGCCTCATCGAAGGAAACGACATCTATGGTAATGCCCTGGCAGGAATCCAGATCAGGACAAATAGCTGCCCTATCGTCAGGCACAACAAGATCCATGATGGTCAACATGGTGGCATATATGTG CATGAAAAAGGACAAGGAGTCATAGAGGAGAATGAAGTGTACAGCAATACACTGGCAGGAGTGTGGGTGACGACGGGCAGTACGCCAGTACTGAGGAGGAACAGGATACACAGCGGGAAGCAG GTCGGGGTCTACTTTTATGACAATGGCCACGGTGTGCTGGAGGACAATGATATCTACAATCACATGTACTCTGGAGTTCAGATAAG gacTGGCAGCAATCCTAAGATCAGACGGAACAAGATCTGGGGAGGGCAGAATGGAGGCATTTTGGTTTACAACTCAG GCTTGGGATTCATCGAGGACAACGAGATCTTTGACAATGCGATGGCAGGAGTGTGGATCAAGACCGACAGCAACCCCACTTTGCGGAGGAACAAGATCCACGACGGGAGAGATGGCGGGATCTGTATATTCAATGGCGGAAGAG GTTTGCTGGAGGAGAACGACATCTTCAGAAATGCCCAAGCGGGTGTTCTCATTAGCACCAACAGTCACCCTGTACTGAGGAAAAACAGGATATTTGATGGCTTCGCTGCTG GTATTGAGATCACCAACCATGCCACAGCGACCCTTGAAGGCAATCAGATCTTCAACAATCGTTTTGGTGGATTGTTTCTTGCATCAGGTGTCAATGTTACAATGAAAG ATAATAAAATATTGAACAATCAAGATGCCATTGAAAAGGCTGTGAGCAGAGGTCAGTGCCTGTACAAGATTTCAAGTTACACCAGCTATCCAATGCACGATTTTTACAG GTGTCATACCTGTAACACAACAGACCGCAATGCCATCTGTGTGAACTGCATCAAGAAGTGTCACCAAGGACACGATGTGGAGTTCATCAGACACGATAG ATTCTTCTGTGACTGTGGCGCGGGGACGCTTTCAAATCCCTGCACGTTAGCTGGAGAGCCGACGCACGACACGGACACTCTGTATGACTCTGCCCCTCCTATAGAGTCCAATACCCTGCAGCACAACTGA
- the fbxo11a gene encoding F-box only protein 11a isoform X4, which translates to MNSVRASNVSRRPRRVSRPRPVQPERNHQERDEDVPAEMVAEESGPGAQNSPYQLRRKSLPKRTVCPTKTNMEGASTSTTENFGHRPKRPRVSGKCQDLPAPAELYLQEKLPDEVVLKIFSYLLEQDLCRAACVCKRFSELANDPILWKRLYMEVFEYTRPMMHPEAGKFYQINPEEYEQPNPWKESFQQLYKGAHVKPGFAEHFYSNPARYKGRDNMFYYDTIEDALGGGQEPHFDGLIFVHSGIYTDEWIYIESPITMIGAAPGKVAEKVIIENTRDSTFVFMEGSEDAYVGYMTIRFNPDDKSAQHHNAHHCLEITVNCSPIIDHCIIRSTCTVGSAVCVSGQGACPTIKHCNISDCENVGLYITDHAQGIYEDNEISNNALAGIWVKNHGNPIIRRNHIHHGRDVGVFTFDHGMGYFESCNIHRNRIAGFEVKAYANPTVVRCEIHHGQTGGIYVHEKGRGQFIENKIYANNFAGVWITSNSDPTIRGNAIFNGNQGGVYIFGDGRGLIEGNDIYGNALAGIQIRTNSCPIVRHNKIHDGQHGGIYVHEKGQGVIEENEVYSNTLAGVWVTTGSTPVLRRNRIHSGKQVGVYFYDNGHGVLEDNDIYNHMYSGVQIRTGSNPKIRRNKIWGGQNGGILVYNSGLGFIEDNEIFDNAMAGVWIKTDSNPTLRRNKIHDGRDGGICIFNGGRGLLEENDIFRNAQAGVLISTNSHPVLRKNRIFDGFAAGIEITNHATATLEGNQIFNNRFGGLFLASGVNVTMKDNKILNNQDAIEKAVSRGQCLYKISSYTSYPMHDFYRCHTCNTTDRNAICVNCIKKCHQGHDVEFIRHDRFFCDCGAGTLSNPCTLAGEPTHDTDTLYDSAPPIESNTLQHN; encoded by the exons ATGAACTCCGTCAGAGCAAGTAACGTTAGCAGAAGACCTAGGCGAGTATCGAGGCCGCGCCCGGTGCAGCCGGAGAGGAATCACCAGGAAAGAG ATGAGGACGTTCCTGCAGAAATGGTCGCAGAAGAATCCGGTCCAGGAGCTCAGAATAGTCCCTACCAACTTAGAAGAAAGTCTCTACCCAAGAGAACAGTGTGTCCGACAAAGACCAACATGGAG GGTGCCTCCACTTCAACAACAGAAAACTTTGGACATCGACCTAAGCGTCCAAGAGTTTCCGGAAAATGTCAAGATTTACCAG ctccagcagagCTGTATTTGCAGGAGAAGCTTCCGGATGAGGTGGTGCTAAAGATCTTCTCGTACCTGCTGGAGCAGGACTTGTGCCGTGCAGCATGCGTGTGCAAGCGCTTCAGTGAGCTGGCCAATGACCCCATCCTCTG GAAGCGACTGTACATGGAAGTTTTTGAATACACGCGACCCATGATGCACCCTGAGGCGGGAAAGTTCTACCAGATAAACCCAGAAGAATATGAGCAGCCAAACCCGTGGAAGGAGAGTTTTCAGCAGCTG TATAAAGGTGCCCATGTTAAGCCAGGATTTGCAGAACACTTCTACAGTAATCCTGCcagatacaaagggagagataACATGTTT TACTATGACACCATCGAGGATGCCCTTGGAGGGGGTCAGGAGCCTCACTTTGACGGCTTGATATTCGTCCACTCTGGTATTTATACAGACGAATGGATCTACATCGAGTCTCCCATCACAATGATCGGAGCTG ctcCCGGAAAAGTAGCAGAGAAAGTCATCATCGAGAACACCAGAGACTCTACATTTGTGTTCATGGAAGGTTCAGAAGATGCTTACGTTGGATACATGACCATAAGG TTCAATCCTGACGATAAATCCGCCCAGCACCACAATGCACATCACTGCTTGGAGATTACGGTCAACTGCAGTCCCATCATTGACCACTGCATCATACGCAGCACATGCACAG TGGGGTCAGCTGTCTGCGTCAGCGGTCAGGGTGCTTGTCCTACAATCAAGCACTGCAACATCAGTGACTGTGAAAATGTTGGTCTTTACATCACTGACCACGCACAG GGAATATATGAAGACAATGAGATCTCAAACAATGCCCTGGCTGGGATCTGGGTGAAGAACCACGGCAACCCAATCATCAGACGGAATCACATCCACCATGGCAGAGATGTAGGGGTTTTCACATTTGACCACGGCATG GGTTACTTTGAGAGCTGCAACATCCATAGGAACCGTATAGCTGGCTTCGAGGTGAAAGCGTATGCCAATCCAACTGTGGTTCGTTGTGAGATCCATCACGGTCAGACTGGGGGCATCTATGTGCACGAAAAGGGGCGTGGTCAGTTCATTGAAAACAAGATCTATGCAAATAACTTTGCAGGGGTGTGGATCACCTCCAACAGCGACCCCACAATAAG AGGAAATGCCATATTCAACGGCAACCAAGGCGGCGTTTATATCTTCGGTGATGGCAGAGGCCTCATCGAAGGAAACGACATCTATGGTAATGCCCTGGCAGGAATCCAGATCAGGACAAATAGCTGCCCTATCGTCAGGCACAACAAGATCCATGATGGTCAACATGGTGGCATATATGTG CATGAAAAAGGACAAGGAGTCATAGAGGAGAATGAAGTGTACAGCAATACACTGGCAGGAGTGTGGGTGACGACGGGCAGTACGCCAGTACTGAGGAGGAACAGGATACACAGCGGGAAGCAG GTCGGGGTCTACTTTTATGACAATGGCCACGGTGTGCTGGAGGACAATGATATCTACAATCACATGTACTCTGGAGTTCAGATAAG gacTGGCAGCAATCCTAAGATCAGACGGAACAAGATCTGGGGAGGGCAGAATGGAGGCATTTTGGTTTACAACTCAG GCTTGGGATTCATCGAGGACAACGAGATCTTTGACAATGCGATGGCAGGAGTGTGGATCAAGACCGACAGCAACCCCACTTTGCGGAGGAACAAGATCCACGACGGGAGAGATGGCGGGATCTGTATATTCAATGGCGGAAGAG GTTTGCTGGAGGAGAACGACATCTTCAGAAATGCCCAAGCGGGTGTTCTCATTAGCACCAACAGTCACCCTGTACTGAGGAAAAACAGGATATTTGATGGCTTCGCTGCTG GTATTGAGATCACCAACCATGCCACAGCGACCCTTGAAGGCAATCAGATCTTCAACAATCGTTTTGGTGGATTGTTTCTTGCATCAGGTGTCAATGTTACAATGAAAG ATAATAAAATATTGAACAATCAAGATGCCATTGAAAAGGCTGTGAGCAGAGGTCAGTGCCTGTACAAGATTTCAAGTTACACCAGCTATCCAATGCACGATTTTTACAG GTGTCATACCTGTAACACAACAGACCGCAATGCCATCTGTGTGAACTGCATCAAGAAGTGTCACCAAGGACACGATGTGGAGTTCATCAGACACGATAG ATTCTTCTGTGACTGTGGCGCGGGGACGCTTTCAAATCCCTGCACGTTAGCTGGAGAGCCGACGCACGACACGGACACTCTGTATGACTCTGCCCCTCCTATAGAGTCCAATACCCTGCAGCACAACTGA